In one window of Candidatus Scalindua sp. DNA:
- a CDS encoding type II toxin-antitoxin system MqsA family antitoxin, giving the protein MHKFGDCSFCGGEVKNDTVEMDYRYKGQLYIFQDVPAGVCQQCGEKYLIGKVSKEIERRIQAKNQWKKTINVPVNKFSEELTF; this is encoded by the coding sequence ATGCATAAATTTGGGGACTGTTCATTTTGTGGTGGTGAAGTGAAAAATGACACTGTTGAGATGGACTATCGTTATAAGGGGCAATTATATATCTTTCAGGATGTTCCTGCTGGAGTTTGTCAACAATGTGGGGAAAAATATCTTATTGGAAAAGTATCGAAAGAAATAGAACGTAGAATCCAAGCAAAGAATCAATGGAAGAAAACCATTAATGTTCCTGTGAATAAATTTTCGGAGGAACTG
- the recN gene encoding DNA repair protein RecN — protein MLSELYISNFALIDTITVQFDKGLNIVTGTTGVGKSLVIGALNFLLGSRTSSDVIKTDKKEAAVSGVFLIENGHIREEIQKHVDCMDDEIIMQRRLDQKGRNKCTLNNHPITVSLLREIGELLVNIHGQQEHETLTDPNNQLAILDSFGKSADHRVKFSELYSLSREKERHLSSLKEHQEERKKQIDLYQFEIEEIENANLKPAELNTLEDDRCILVNSEKIQSTLLHCLNSLYESDDSIVGRLREVTDELSKAREIDKGFENSLEVCNQTIYQLEDVANSLRADSEKYESDPERLREIEERIEVIRRLTNRYGATIEDILLYGEESRKKLEHLLAESESLDTSEKELAQLKKSVTAHGTELTQLRKKAGTRLSSLIKKELADLGIRNGKFEIAITTIKETNHNHLNLEEVRSSGFDRVEFMFSSGPGEEVKPLRKIASGGETSRIMLALKRHLAMADRTPVLVFDEIDANIGGRMGKTIGEKLKLVSQTHQVICITHLPQIASYADQHLKVNKSTKKNSTKIEIEVLSTKTRIEEIAEMIRGDEKSDVTRKQAEEMITDAKNFQSG, from the coding sequence ATGTTAAGCGAGCTCTACATATCAAATTTTGCCCTCATCGATACCATTACAGTCCAGTTCGACAAAGGGCTCAATATCGTAACAGGTACAACGGGTGTCGGGAAATCATTGGTCATCGGGGCTCTCAATTTCCTTCTGGGAAGCAGGACATCAAGTGACGTGATCAAGACGGATAAGAAGGAGGCTGCCGTGAGCGGTGTATTTCTTATTGAAAACGGACATATCCGGGAAGAGATCCAGAAACATGTCGATTGCATGGATGATGAGATCATCATGCAGCGGCGCCTGGATCAGAAGGGACGTAACAAGTGTACGCTTAACAACCACCCCATTACGGTATCCCTCTTGCGGGAGATCGGTGAGCTCCTGGTCAATATCCATGGACAGCAAGAGCACGAGACACTCACAGATCCGAACAATCAGCTTGCTATTCTTGACAGTTTTGGAAAATCAGCCGACCACCGTGTAAAATTTTCCGAACTTTACTCTCTGTCCAGAGAAAAGGAGAGACATCTCTCTTCACTCAAAGAGCATCAGGAAGAGAGAAAGAAACAGATCGACCTCTACCAGTTTGAGATTGAAGAGATCGAGAATGCCAATCTCAAACCCGCTGAACTGAATACCCTGGAAGATGATCGCTGCATTCTCGTAAACTCCGAGAAGATACAGAGCACCCTATTACACTGCCTCAACAGCCTGTATGAGTCTGATGATTCAATAGTCGGTAGATTAAGAGAGGTTACAGACGAATTGTCCAAAGCCAGGGAGATTGACAAGGGATTTGAGAATTCCCTGGAGGTATGCAATCAAACCATTTACCAGCTGGAAGATGTTGCAAATTCGTTAAGAGCAGACAGTGAAAAATATGAGTCAGATCCTGAACGGTTACGGGAAATAGAGGAGCGCATCGAGGTCATCCGAAGACTCACCAACAGATATGGAGCAACAATTGAAGATATACTCTTATACGGTGAGGAATCAAGAAAAAAGCTCGAACATCTTTTAGCTGAAAGCGAATCCCTTGATACCAGTGAAAAAGAGCTGGCTCAGTTAAAAAAATCAGTCACTGCTCACGGTACGGAACTTACCCAGTTGAGGAAAAAGGCAGGCACCAGGCTATCTTCGCTGATCAAAAAAGAGTTGGCAGACCTCGGCATCCGTAATGGAAAGTTTGAAATTGCCATCACAACCATCAAGGAAACCAATCACAACCATCTCAATCTGGAAGAGGTTCGCAGTTCAGGGTTTGACCGGGTTGAATTCATGTTCTCTTCCGGCCCGGGTGAAGAAGTAAAACCTCTCAGAAAAATTGCCTCAGGAGGAGAAACTTCCAGGATAATGCTCGCCCTGAAGAGGCATTTAGCCATGGCAGACAGGACTCCGGTACTGGTATTTGACGAGATCGATGCGAATATTGGAGGCAGAATGGGGAAAACTATCGGAGAAAAATTAAAACTCGTATCACAGACCCACCAGGTCATCTGTATTACCCATCTCCCCCAGATCGCAAGCTATGCTGATCAGCATTTGAAGGTAAACAAATCGACAAAGAAAAACAGTACAAAGATAGAAATCGAAGTACTTTCAACGAAAACACGTATTGAGGAAATTGCGGAGATGATAAGAGGTGATGAGAAAAGTGATGTGACAAGAAAGCAGGCGGAGGAGATGATAACTGACGCAAAAAATTTCCAATCTGGTTGA
- a CDS encoding YgiT-type zinc finger protein, whose product MKVCHFCGNKNLKNTHVQYTYKHHDNFLVVNDVPCEQCEYCGEQYFKGSVLKQIENEFISIHSHGKKVKKELIIPVEQYSEIQSSHN is encoded by the coding sequence ATGAAAGTTTGTCATTTTTGTGGAAATAAAAATCTCAAAAATACTCACGTTCAATATACTTATAAACATCATGATAATTTTCTTGTAGTTAATGATGTTCCATGTGAACAATGTGAATATTGTGGAGAACAGTATTTTAAAGGAAGTGTATTAAAACAAATCGAAAATGAATTTATTTCTATTCACTCCCATGGGAAAAAAGTAAAAAAAGAATTAATTATCCCTGTAGAGCAATACAGTGAAATTCAATCATCTCACAATTAA
- a CDS encoding DUF4258 domain-containing protein codes for MNIREIREKFSSDEYEISFHAEKERYAEDIKNSDIENVISNCEIIEVYPDDPRGTSCLILGYSEERPIHIVCGFTLIKWLRIITVYIPKLPKWIDERTRAKEGGSNA; via the coding sequence ATGAATATTCGAGAAATCAGAGAAAAATTTTCAAGTGACGAATATGAAATAAGTTTTCATGCAGAAAAAGAAAGATATGCTGAAGACATAAAAAACTCCGATATTGAAAATGTTATTTCTAATTGTGAAATAATTGAAGTTTATCCTGATGATCCAAGGGGCACAAGCTGTCTTATTCTCGGCTATTCAGAGGAGCGGCCAATACATATAGTTTGCGGATTTACCTTAATAAAATGGCTTAGAATAATAACTGTTTATATACCTAAACTGCCCAAATGGATTGATGAAAGAACAAGGGCAAAGGAAGGAGGAAGCAATGCATAA
- a CDS encoding DUF4926 domain-containing protein encodes MIKELDDVILTTDVPEHGLLAGDIGTIVLIHKKGAGYEIEFTATDGSMLAVVTLLANQVRPTDAKEIAHSRLITQT; translated from the coding sequence ATGATTAAAGAATTGGATGATGTTATTCTTACAACCGATGTTCCTGAGCACGGGCTATTAGCCGGAGATATTGGAACTATCGTGTTGATTCATAAAAAAGGGGCTGGTTATGAGATTGAATTTACAGCTACCGATGGTTCAATGTTAGCGGTGGTCACATTACTAGCCAACCAAGTCCGGCCTACTGATGCCAAAGAGATTGCACATTCGAGATTAATTACACAAACATGA
- a CDS encoding DUF5677 domain-containing protein, with protein MDEIETIISSYDEAYVSDSLRSLDDINKFTGTFVKDVAEIYDCITRIRNIERNPTGFDLEDAPILGLLTRIWKLLKEIVGYYEKNNAEIISILERPLIEAAITAEYLLLSGTAVIEDYRKCSYKDRLRILRELKEGSRFFETKAGKRLLKSVQEKMELEGFTEDDFKIQKKNRWRLQGKTFFEIFKEITDEDLYKYTYGMMSESIHGSWNESMDWCLQKNEDATFSVYPFYHEADVRYITPTLRFCNESYRLWLKRIDCYDENMQNILDWIERVNSRIFMIFDQKYDGPNG; from the coding sequence ATGGACGAAATAGAAACAATTATCAGTAGTTATGATGAAGCCTATGTCTCAGATAGCTTGAGATCACTCGACGATATCAATAAGTTTACTGGTACTTTCGTAAAGGATGTGGCGGAGATTTATGACTGTATTACAAGGATACGTAATATTGAGCGAAACCCTACTGGTTTCGATCTAGAAGATGCTCCTATTTTGGGGTTGTTAACTAGGATATGGAAGCTACTTAAAGAAATCGTTGGTTACTACGAAAAAAATAACGCTGAAATCATTAGCATCTTAGAACGGCCACTGATCGAAGCAGCAATAACAGCAGAATATTTACTGCTAAGTGGTACTGCTGTCATAGAAGATTACAGAAAATGTTCATATAAAGACCGATTAAGAATATTGCGCGAACTAAAAGAGGGCTCTCGGTTTTTTGAGACAAAGGCAGGGAAGCGCCTACTAAAATCGGTTCAGGAAAAAATGGAGTTGGAAGGCTTCACAGAAGATGATTTTAAAATACAAAAGAAAAATCGATGGAGGCTTCAAGGGAAGACCTTCTTCGAAATATTCAAGGAAATTACAGATGAGGATTTGTATAAATATACCTATGGGATGATGTCTGAATCCATACACGGCTCATGGAACGAATCTATGGATTGGTGCCTTCAAAAGAATGAAGATGCAACATTCTCTGTATATCCCTTTTATCATGAGGCTGATGTAAGATATATCACGCCTACACTCAGATTTTGCAATGAATCATACAGGCTCTGGTTAAAACGAATAGACTGTTATGACGAGAATATGCAGAACATCCTTGATTGGATCGAAAGAGTTAACAGCAGAATATTTATGATATTTGACCAAAAATATGATGGTCCAAATGGCTAA